Proteins encoded within one genomic window of Aquarana catesbeiana isolate 2022-GZ linkage group LG03, ASM4218655v1, whole genome shotgun sequence:
- the LOC141131435 gene encoding protein kinase C delta type-like isoform X2 — translation MAHKRQPIRENPDRVLNERIAMEKAAGSLFCTHAYATFQTENYLFYVMDYMRGGDLPDTLEAFGIIEPTDTMDLPTLKLVAAELVCGLEYLHSRGIVHRDIKNDNILVDSTGHVKIADFGLAVLNVFGYNMVTEYFGRMFNAAPEMLFKIPYDGAVDYFALGILLYDLAFNRFAFPESLTGARGIKYGVPRYPKGADPDVKDLLEKLLCKDPCRRNDFIADIQDHPFFNGINWKEVEAGEARPPFFIQRKSYNYSGHVLFP, via the exons ATGGCCCACAAGAGGCAGCCAATTAGGGAGAACCCAGACAGGGTGCTAAATGAGCGCATAGCCATGGAGAAGGCTGCGGGAAGTCTTTTCTGCACCCATGCTTATGCCACATTCCAGACGGAG AATTACTTATTCTATGTTATGGACTATATGAGAGGAGGAGATCTGCCTGACACATTGGAGGCATTTGGCATAATTGAGCCCACTGACACAATGGACCTCCCCACACTTAAACTCGTGGCAGCGGAGCTCGTGTGTGGTCTGGAGTACCTGCATTCCAGAGGCATCGTTCACAG GGACATAAAGAATGATAACATTCTTGTAGACAGCACCGGTCATGTAAAGATCGCGGACTTCGGCTTGGCAGTATTAAACGTGTTTGGATACAACATGGTGACAGAATACTTTGGACGTATGTTTAATGCGGCTCCAGAA ATGTTGTTCAAAATTCCGTATGATGGAGCCGTGGATTACTTTGCATTGGGGATCTTACTATATGACCTGGCATTTAATCGATTTGCCTTTCCAGAGAGTTTGACTGGGGCACGAGGTATAAAGTATGGTGTGCCACGCTACCCAAAGGGCGCTGACCCCGACGTCAAGGACCTTCTGGAAAAG CTCCTGTGTAAAGATCCATGCAGACGCAATGATTTCATTGCCGACATACAAGATCACCCATTTTTCAACGGCATAAACTGGAAGGAAGTGGAAGCGGGGGAGGCACGCCCTCCTTTTTTCATACAACggaag